A region from the Pelobates fuscus isolate aPelFus1 chromosome 3, aPelFus1.pri, whole genome shotgun sequence genome encodes:
- the NET1 gene encoding neuroepithelial cell-transforming gene 1 protein isoform X2, with protein sequence MVAHDEIGGLLPIKRTIQVITVQNQASKESEEPSNKRVRPLARVTSLANLISPVRNGAVRRFGQTIQSFTMRAENKSPTSAQKSCSRMAAPTPPKRRNSVLWSEMLDINMKESLSAKEIKRQEAIFEMTRGEQDLIEDLKLARKAYHDPMLKLSIMSEDELGQIFGDLDAYIPLHEEFLAKLGEATKADGTVGQIGHILVNWLPRLNAYKRYCSNQLAAKALLDKKKLDPRVQDFLQRCLESPFSRKLDLWSFLDIPRSRLVKYPLLLKEILRHTSKDHPDISSLEKALCLIQGVLSDINLKKGESECQYYIEQLEYLEDKQKDPRIDSSKVLLCHGELKNKNGHKLYLFLFQDILVLTRPVTRNEHHYYQVYRQPIPVQELVLEDLQDGDVRMGGSFRGAFTNSDKAKNIFRVRFQEACHGQSHTLQANDVFHKQQWLNCIRTAISPYQQASPTEVKELPDVNEECEENQPPVPNIKVQRRASTISGVMDIDLDKNEQSPVLDTSKDIKIVKTQRTQTGSCKIRENTQQSIKRKETLV encoded by the exons ATGGTGGCTCATGATGAGATTGGAGGACTGTTGCCTATAAAAAGGACTATCCAGGTTATTACAGTTCAGAATCAAGCTTCTAAGGAATCAGAG gaACCAAGCAATAAGAGAGTACGGCCTTTAGCACGTGTCACATCATTGGCAAACCTAATCTCTCCTGTAAGAAATGGCGCAGTTCGGCGCTTTGGGCAAACTATCCAG TCATTCACAATGCGAGCTGAAAACAAATCACCCACAAGTGCACAGAAATCCTGTAGCAGGATGGCTGCACCCACCCCTCCAAAAAGAAGGAATAGTGTCCTCTGGTCTGAGATGTTGGATATCAATATGAAGGAATCTCTGAGTGCCAAAGAAATTAAACGGCAAGAG GCTATATTTGAAATGACCAGAGGTGAGCAAGACTTAATTGAAGATTTGAAGTTGGCAAGAAAGGCCTACCATGACCCGATGTTGAAACTGTCCATTATGTCTGAAGACGAACTGGGTCAAATATTTGGTGATTTGGATGCCTATATTCCCTtgcatgaag aATTTCTGGCTAAACTTGGAGAGGCTACGAAAGCAGATGGGACAGTGGGCCAAATTGGGCACATTCTTGTTAATTGG ttgccTCGCCTGAATGCTTACAAACGATACTGTAGTAACCAACTAGCAGCCAAGGCTCTTCTTGACAAGAAGAAATTGGACCCTAGAGTCCAAGACTTTCTGCAGCGATGCCTCGAGTCTCCTTTCAGTCGTAAGCTGGACCTGTGGAGCTTTCTTGATATTCCTAGAAGCCGTCTTGTGAAATATCCCCTCTTACTGAAAGAGATCCTTCGGCACACGTCGAAAGACCACCCGGATATCTCAAGTTTGGAGAAAGCG CTATGCTTAATTCAAGGAGTCCTTTCAGACATCAACTTGAAAAAAGGGGAATCTGAATGTCAGTATTACATTGAGCAATTGGAGTACCTTGAGGATAAACAAAAGGATCCACGAATAGATTCCAGCAAAGTGCTTCTTTGTCATGGGgagttgaaaaataaaaatggacat AAGTTGTATCTGTTTCTGTTCCAAGACATCCTGGTTTTAACACGTCCAGTTACAAGAAATGAGCATCACTATTATCAGGTTTACAGGCAGCCTATCCCTGTTCAGGAACTGGTTCTAGAAGATCTCCAAGATGGGGATGTGCGGATGGGGGGTTCTTTTCGAGGAGCATTCACTAATTCTGATAAAG CCAAAAATATATTCAGAGTTCGTTTCCAAGAAGCCTGCCATGGCCAGAGTCATACCCTTCAAGCAAATGATGTCTTTCACAAACAGCAGTGGCTCAATTGCATTAGAACAGCGATTTCTCCATACCAGCAAGCATCTCCAACAGAAGTGAAGGAGCTTCCTGATGTCAATGAAGAATGTGAAGAAAACCAACCACCAGTGCCAAACATCAAAGTACAACGAAGGGCGTCAACCATATCTGGTGTTATGGATATAGACTTAGACAAAAATGAGCAAAGTCCTGTATTGGACACCTCAAAAGACATTAAAATTGTGAAAACACAAAGAACACAGACTGGCAGCTGTAAAATACGAGAGAACACACAGCAGAGCATTAAACGAAAAGAAACCTTGGTTTAA
- the NET1 gene encoding neuroepithelial cell-transforming gene 1 protein isoform X1: MEGDEVMAPPADPSPPNENVKPKKRNGPRRKASVSSLAGPTTPEGASSRRRSLRRGSSFTFLTPGPHWDFSLKRKRREKDEDSVSLYSFDLKEPSNKRVRPLARVTSLANLISPVRNGAVRRFGQTIQSFTMRAENKSPTSAQKSCSRMAAPTPPKRRNSVLWSEMLDINMKESLSAKEIKRQEAIFEMTRGEQDLIEDLKLARKAYHDPMLKLSIMSEDELGQIFGDLDAYIPLHEEFLAKLGEATKADGTVGQIGHILVNWLPRLNAYKRYCSNQLAAKALLDKKKLDPRVQDFLQRCLESPFSRKLDLWSFLDIPRSRLVKYPLLLKEILRHTSKDHPDISSLEKALCLIQGVLSDINLKKGESECQYYIEQLEYLEDKQKDPRIDSSKVLLCHGELKNKNGHKLYLFLFQDILVLTRPVTRNEHHYYQVYRQPIPVQELVLEDLQDGDVRMGGSFRGAFTNSDKAKNIFRVRFQEACHGQSHTLQANDVFHKQQWLNCIRTAISPYQQASPTEVKELPDVNEECEENQPPVPNIKVQRRASTISGVMDIDLDKNEQSPVLDTSKDIKIVKTQRTQTGSCKIRENTQQSIKRKETLV, from the exons ACGTTCTCTCAGAAGAGGCAGCTCATTCACCTTTCTAACCCCTGGACCTCACTGGGATTTTTCACTG AAAAGGAAGCGTCGAGAAAAGGATGAGGACAGTGTCAGTCTTTATAGCTTTGATCTCAAG gaACCAAGCAATAAGAGAGTACGGCCTTTAGCACGTGTCACATCATTGGCAAACCTAATCTCTCCTGTAAGAAATGGCGCAGTTCGGCGCTTTGGGCAAACTATCCAG TCATTCACAATGCGAGCTGAAAACAAATCACCCACAAGTGCACAGAAATCCTGTAGCAGGATGGCTGCACCCACCCCTCCAAAAAGAAGGAATAGTGTCCTCTGGTCTGAGATGTTGGATATCAATATGAAGGAATCTCTGAGTGCCAAAGAAATTAAACGGCAAGAG GCTATATTTGAAATGACCAGAGGTGAGCAAGACTTAATTGAAGATTTGAAGTTGGCAAGAAAGGCCTACCATGACCCGATGTTGAAACTGTCCATTATGTCTGAAGACGAACTGGGTCAAATATTTGGTGATTTGGATGCCTATATTCCCTtgcatgaag aATTTCTGGCTAAACTTGGAGAGGCTACGAAAGCAGATGGGACAGTGGGCCAAATTGGGCACATTCTTGTTAATTGG ttgccTCGCCTGAATGCTTACAAACGATACTGTAGTAACCAACTAGCAGCCAAGGCTCTTCTTGACAAGAAGAAATTGGACCCTAGAGTCCAAGACTTTCTGCAGCGATGCCTCGAGTCTCCTTTCAGTCGTAAGCTGGACCTGTGGAGCTTTCTTGATATTCCTAGAAGCCGTCTTGTGAAATATCCCCTCTTACTGAAAGAGATCCTTCGGCACACGTCGAAAGACCACCCGGATATCTCAAGTTTGGAGAAAGCG CTATGCTTAATTCAAGGAGTCCTTTCAGACATCAACTTGAAAAAAGGGGAATCTGAATGTCAGTATTACATTGAGCAATTGGAGTACCTTGAGGATAAACAAAAGGATCCACGAATAGATTCCAGCAAAGTGCTTCTTTGTCATGGGgagttgaaaaataaaaatggacat AAGTTGTATCTGTTTCTGTTCCAAGACATCCTGGTTTTAACACGTCCAGTTACAAGAAATGAGCATCACTATTATCAGGTTTACAGGCAGCCTATCCCTGTTCAGGAACTGGTTCTAGAAGATCTCCAAGATGGGGATGTGCGGATGGGGGGTTCTTTTCGAGGAGCATTCACTAATTCTGATAAAG CCAAAAATATATTCAGAGTTCGTTTCCAAGAAGCCTGCCATGGCCAGAGTCATACCCTTCAAGCAAATGATGTCTTTCACAAACAGCAGTGGCTCAATTGCATTAGAACAGCGATTTCTCCATACCAGCAAGCATCTCCAACAGAAGTGAAGGAGCTTCCTGATGTCAATGAAGAATGTGAAGAAAACCAACCACCAGTGCCAAACATCAAAGTACAACGAAGGGCGTCAACCATATCTGGTGTTATGGATATAGACTTAGACAAAAATGAGCAAAGTCCTGTATTGGACACCTCAAAAGACATTAAAATTGTGAAAACACAAAGAACACAGACTGGCAGCTGTAAAATACGAGAGAACACACAGCAGAGCATTAAACGAAAAGAAACCTTGGTTTAA